A window of Roseateles sp. XES5 genomic DNA:
GCGGGCGACAGGCGAAGATCCGTGTCGCCGCCGGCAGAAGGCGACCGGCGCGCGGGCGGATATGGAAGGGCGATGCGGATCATGCGCGCACCTGCCTTTCGGGGGGATGGCACGCGCTGGCCGTGCGGAGACGACGGCGTTTGTTCCACCCGTTGCAGCCCCTCCCGCTTTTGCTAGAGTGCCCGTCATGGGGCGATGGGCGCGCATGGGCGGCATGGCGGCGGCAGCCGGACGGGTCTCGAACGACCGGGCGGCGGCGCTGATCCGTTTCGTCGAGGCCAATCCCGTCTTCCATGCCCTGAAGATCCTCGGCGGCACGGTCGGCTTCATCGTCGTGCTCGCGACCGCGATCCAGATCTGGATCGATATCGACGACCGCCGCGACGAACGGGCCGAGCGCCGCGAGGACGCCATCGAGCGGGCCTGGAACCGCCTGTTGCGCCCGGCGGTGGGCAATACCGGCAAGGGTCAGGCCATATCGCTTCTGGTGCGCGAAGGCGTGCCGCTCGACGGCGTGGATCTCTCCTGCGCCGCCATCGGCCGCTGGGCGGAGGGTGCCTGCGTCCAGCCCGTGGTCTTCGCCGGGATGGAGATGCACTCGGACCGGCACGCACCGATGACCTTCGAGCGGAACGTGCCGAATCTCGCGACGGGGGTCGATTTCTCCCATGCCATCATTCAGGGCGCGTCGATCCGCAATTTCACGCTGACGGGAACGTTCACCGCCGCCGTCATTCGCGATGCGAGGTTCATCCGCTCGCGGCTGCAGCTCGATCTTGCCGGCGCGGAGATCCGGCGAAGCGCCTTCGCGCTTTCCTCGGTGCATCTCGACGGGACGCCTCCCGCCCTCTACGGCGTGGATGTCAGCGGCGCCCTCGCGCCCTGGATTTTCGATCTCGACAAGGACGCGCTGCAGCGTCTGGTCGCCTGGGCGGACATGCCGCCCGCCGCGGCGCAGGAAACGAGCCTGCAGAAACGCGAGGAGGTGCTGGAAGCCATCATGTTGTGCGATCCAGAATGGACCGAGGGGGGCAGCCGCAGCGCCTACGAAGACCGCACCTCGCTCGTCGATCGCTACCATCCGCTGCTCGGCTGGCGCTGCGGGGACATGACGCTTGCCGCGGCGCGCACAGCCTATCCCGCAGCCTATAGGGCGGTTCTCGCGCCGTCGCCATAGGGGCATCATGCGCCCGCCCTCGCGTTTTCCGGGCGGCGCTCGCGCGTCGCCACATAGGCGCGCAGGTCCTGCAGCTTTGTCAGCCGGTCGCGCTGCGTGGCGTTTCCCGCCCCGCCGATGCGGGCGCGCAGGCTGCGGATTTCGTCGTCCAGAAAGACGACGAGCAGATGCGGTTCGGTCATCGGCCGGGCCTCCGTGCCGGCCAGGGCCGGCCTCGCCTGTCCTCGGCCGCGACCGGCGCATGGGCGGTTGCGGCCTGTTTCCCGCGCCTTGCCGGGGGCGGGCCGACGGCAGCTGTCGGTCTGGTCCTGAAGATATCTGCTGGGCGCATGATTGCGATTTCCCGTTGAAGGTTGCGATGGGCCGTCGGCTCCTGCCTCGAAATGCCAGGAGCCGGAACGGCATGGGCTTGGGACGCGCCGCCTCTCCGACGGGCACGCCGGGACCGGCGATGCCGCCGTTTCGTTCGGCGTCCGCATGGGCAAGCGCACCGGAAACGCGGCCCGGCGCGACACAGGAGCGCGGGCGCGACGGCGCCTGCGCGATGCGGCACCGGCGAAAGGTGCCTGAAGCTGGGAGAGGCGCGGCCGAGGGAGGAGGCAGCCGCGCCTCTCGTCGGTCATCGCGCGAAGGGGGATCGCTGCGATGGACCGAAGGGGAAATGGCCTTCCGGCGCGCCGGCCTCGTCGTCGCGGGCCTCGTCGTCCTCGGCATGCTGCTTCAGCAAGGCCCGGGCGAGCAGGACGACGACGGCGCCGGTGACGAGCGCGGCAAACACGGCGAGCAGGACAAGGGTCAGCATGGTCATGCCCCGCCCCTTTCCAGCGCCTTGCGCCGGGCAATCTCGCGTTCGGCGGCCTCACGATTGCGGCCGGAGACCGCGCCGATCTCGGGATCGACGATGATCGTCGTGCCGTCCTCGGTGGTGATGATGGAGCGGGGCCGGTTCATGCGGACACCTCGTCGAGCAGGGGTGTTTCGCGCCCGGCATCGCCGAAAATCGAAAAGGCCGCGGCGATATCGCAATCCAGCTTGCCGAGGCGGCGCGCGCGCTCGAGAGCGGTGGCAAGGTCGGCACGCCGGTGCTGCGCAGGGCCCCTTGCAAGGAAGGTCCGCCCATGGCGATGGCCGAAATCCAGCACCGCGGCGCGGGTCGCGCCGACATTGGCGGCGATGTGCCGTCCGCTGAGACCAAGCTCGATGCCGCCGTCGATCTGGGCAAGTTTCTGCTGCGTCGAAGCGCAGGCCCACCAGGACAGTTTCTGCGTCATGCCGCGTCCTCCTCGTGTTTCATCGCGCGGCGGCGCGGCCGGCAAGACGCGGCCGTTCCACGGGCTGAGGGTTGAAAATGAAGGCGGTCCGGCCGGTGCCGCGCCTTCGGGCGGATGGGGAGAGCGGGTTTGGCGGCGCCCTCCCCGTTTTGCGAGGTCGGGTCCCAGGGACCTGCGCCGGGCATGCTGCCGGCCGTTACACCATCCAGCCCTCCTGTCTGCCGGACCGTCCGGCGCCTGACGTCCGCCACGCGCCGACGCGCGGAGGCGTTGACGGGCAGATCTCGCCCGGCAGGCGCGCCTCCCGCGCCGGAGCGCAGGGACCGGATCGCGGTGTAGCTCCGCCCCGCCGCCGGGCCGGCCGTCGGCCAGCAGGTGGTGAGGCCTAAGCCACCGGAAGCAGCGCCGAAGCCATCCGGCCGGTGCAGCGCCGTTTCCGGCAAAAGGGGTGCGACGCAGTCTTCGGCCGCGCGCGTCGCCAGCGCGGAAGCCACGGCGGGAGAAAGGCCGTCCGAAGCGGGGATATCTTCAATGTCTCGTCGCCTGCGGGCAGAGGCTGCGCGCAAAAGAAGCGCCGCCGGGCCTGCAAGACAGGCGCCGTTTCGCGCCAAACGCCCGGCATCGGCCGAAGGCGCTGCCTCCGGCGTCACCGGAAGGCGGAAGGCCGCGCGGGCCTTGCCGTTGGCGATGATGGTGCGGGTCGCGCAGGTCATGCCGCGCTCCCGGCAAGGCCGACAAGGCTTGCAAGGTCCGGACGAAGCTCCTCCGGCGGAATGCCCGTCACCCGCGAAACGGTGTGCAGGCTTTCCGCCGGAATGCGCCGCCGGCCCGTCTCGTAACGCGACCACTGCACGCCGCTGACGCCGACGAGACCGCCGGCCGCCTCAATGCTGATCTTGCGCCCCCGGCGCCATGTCCTGATCTTTTCCATGCGAAGAAATTACCATATTGGCAATTCTCGTCAATGCAAAATATTACCAATTTGGCTATTCGTCTGCGCCGCATGCGGAATTAGGTTTCCGCTATGGTAAAAACTCGCCCCACCGACAAGCAGCCAGACGGCGTCTTCATCATCGAACGCATGGAAAAGGCGCGGCTGAACAACAAGCTGATCGCCGAGAAGATGGAGACGAGCGACGTCAACGTCTCCCGCCTCCTGACGGGCAAGCGCGGGCTCGACCTCGACTGGCTGCGCGCCTTCGCCGCGGCGCTGAACGTGCATGTCTCGGAGCTTTTCCTGCCACCGGAACGGGATTTGAGCCGGGTTGCCGACGATGACGAGATCCTGGCGCTGCTGCGCCGCATCGGCGGACTGGACGAGCGCGGGGTCGAGCTGGCCTTCACGGTGATTTCCAACCATCTTTCGGTCAGTCGATCGCCCAGACCATCATCATCTTCCGCTGATGATCGACCCGATACGTCCACGCCCCGCCGTGGATCCGCGTCATCTCGTCCACGATCCTGACCGCGGCCCGGTCGATGGCGACCGCCGGCTCCAGTTTCTCCCCTTCCGCCATATCGCGAAGCCTTGCGACCGTGTCAGCGTTACGGACCGCAGGCCGCGTCGCGTACCTAATCGCCATGTTCGCTCTCCCTTTCTGCCGAACCCGCACCTAGGATGCCCCGAAAAGGCGAACTAAACAAGAACGAAATAGGATTATTTTCACACACGCAGGACGTGGCGCGTTGCCGCATGCTCGCCCAGCAGGCGTCCTGCCGCCCGCGCATCCGCGCCGCCGCGGCATCGCCCGGACGCCCGGCCCGGCACCGCGCGGCCGGCTCATCCCCGGCCGTTTGCGCGGGGTGATTCTGCGCGCACCGGCCAATTCGCCAATTTCATTACCATTCAGGCAATTATTGGATTGACGCATAATTACCAATTTGGCAATCTTTGTTGCGCACCCACCCATCATGGTGGCAGGACGAGGAGCAGGGACATGGCCGAGGCCGATCGTTTCGAGATCGATTACACCTTCGAGGAAATCAGGCTCATCGGCGACGGCCTGATGGCCTGGGGAACCGCCGTGCTGATCGAGGACAATGACGACGACTTCTATGTCGATCGCATCCTCATCGACGGCAAGCGGCTCGACCGCGCCGGCACCGGCGCCATGGGCTTTCCGAGCACCGTCAACAAGGCGCTTTTCGAGGCCATCGCCCGGCAGATCGAAACCAGCCGGGACGCGCAGGAGACCTTCGCCGAAGCCATCTCCGCCCACCGCGCCGATAGCGCCGTCGCGGCCTGAGCGTCTCGCCCCTATCGAAGGAAAGCACCCGATGTGGACCTGCAACGACTATGTCCGAAACGCCCGGGTCGCCGATGCCGACGCGGCCCTGTGGGACAGCATGGCCGAAGACGCCATGCGCCGCGCCGAATTCTACCGCGAGAAGGCCGCGCAGCGCCGCCGCGATGGGCAGGACTACCGCGAACAGGCGGAGCGCAGGCACGCCGAAAGCGCGGCCGCGCAGGAAGGAAGCGCGGCATGACCGCGCCTTTCCTTGACGTGCTCTACCGATTTCAGGGCTTCGCCTGCGGCCTCGCGCAGGATGGGCAGGCCCTTCATCGTCACGACACCGAAGCTCCGCCGGAAGCCGCGGCAAACACGCCCCCATCCGGGAAGGCTTGCGCCCTCGCCCGCACGCCACGCCCCGGCGCGACGGCCGACGACGCGCGCGCCCCGTCGCGCGGGCGATGACGACAGCCGTCCCTCAGCGGGGAACGATGCGGATTTCGCTCGGGAATTTTCCGGTGAGGGCAGCCATGGGCAGAAGGCCCCAGGCGGGAATGGCGCTTTCGATGGAGATGGTCTTTCCCGCCGGCAAGACGGCCAGCACCGCCCGGTGCTGCCGCACGAATTCGCGCCGAACCTTCAGGAAACGCAGGGGCCAGGACAGAGAGGCAAATTTCCGGCGCAGCGATTTGCGCAGGAAGCGCGGATGCAGCGAGATATGGAAGGTCGCGCCCGCCCGCGCCAGAATGCTGGCCACAGCCGGCAGCAGCGAATATTCGCCGCCCTCGATATCGATCTTGATGAAAAGCGGATCGCCGGGCGAAGAGAACTCCCGCAGCACGTCCTCGAGGCGGCGGGAGGCCACCGTCCAGCTCGTATCCGCATCGGCCAGCAGGGCGCTCGACATGGAGTCACCGCCGCTCGAGCTGCTGCCCAGCACCAGCGGCGCACCGTCGACGGTGATCGCCGCATTGATGATCGTCAGCCGGTCGGCCCAGGCGGCCCCGCTGTTTTCCCGCGTGTTGGCCTTGAGTTCCTCGAAGGCGACCGGATCGGGCTCGAAGGCCACGCATTTTGCACCGAGCTGCGCCGCATAGAGCGCCGTCGCGCCGATCCAGGCTCCGACATCCAGAACCACGGTCGTGGGGCGGATGTTGTCCCGGAAGAAATCGAAGGTCTCGTTTTCCCACTGCCCGGCTTTCACGCCGTTCCAGAACGCCTTGTTCTTGCCGGTGAGGACCTGGAAGGAGAGGCCGTTCACCACGATCTTGTCTTGCATGGCAGCTTGTTTCCGCGACACGTTTTCCGAGAGAACCAAGCCGAAATGCGCATATTTCAGGCGCACGTTCAAGGTGAATGATCGTTTCGCGAACTCTATCCCGGATGTTGTCCGAAAGGCCGCGTCGGAAAGCATCGCCGGCCGCAAGGCGTCACTTGCGGACCTTTTGGTTTCGATCGCGCGAAAGTCGCCGCCCGAACCCGTTGCAGCATCGGAACCTGCCCCCGCTACGACGCAATCGGCGCGGAACAGGCGAAGGCAATCATCCGGCTTTGGTCCGAAGCCGTGATCGGGGCGTTACTTGTAGTCAGGAACTGGAATCGGCGCTTCACCATTCCATGATACGAGCAACCGCATATAGATGTCGTATGTGAGTTCTCCGGAAGCCATACCCCTGACGATGCGGCCGCAAACCTCCGCCAAAGCCTTAGCTGCGGACATGTCATTGAGGCGCTCGATCTCGGACCTTTCATCGTCATTCATACCCTCCAAGAGGGAGGTGGTGCAGGTCTCGATGAAGCGAAGTCGAGCCATGGGATATTTCCGCATGATTTCGGCCGTGCGCTCGAAGTTCTCTCGCCTCTCCGGCGCATCGCTTGCCCAAATCGAAAACGGCACGAGGAGAGGAATGCCCAGCGACATCAACAAATAAATTCGCCTCATACATCCCCGCTGGTTGTGCTTGCCTCACGCTTCCCCATCAAATGGATATTTGCAGGGGACTTCGCAAGCTGGAATGTTTCCTCTTGGCGCCCCCCGTAAACCGACCCATTCTCCGACATCGGAAAATCTGGAAATCAAGTCTCGCGCCCATCGGGATTTCTGCGATACGTTGCTGTCAGTCCTCTGATCGCAAAGGAAACCGGCGAATGCCAACCCTTGATATTCTGCTTGCATTCGTCGTGACGACCGCGGTTTTTGCCTTCATTCCGGGGCCGGCCATGCTGTACGCAGCGGCGCGGACAATGGCGGGCGGGCGGGAAGCCGGATTGATGGCCGTCCTCGGCATCCACATTGGCGCCTATGTTCACATCGTCGCTGCCGCAGCAGGATTGTCCGTCCTTTTTCACGCCGTCCCCGTGGCTTACACATTGGTCAAATTGGCAGGGGCCGGTTATCTGATCTGGCTCGGCATTTCCCTGTTCCGAGCGCGGGATGTCAGCGCGGACGATGTGATATCCGGCACGAGGAAGTCACCACGCAAAGCGTTTCTGGAAAGCATCACGGTGGAGGTTCTGAACCCGAAGACCGCGATCTTCTTCATGGCCTTCCTCCCTCAGTTCGTCGATAGCACCGCAAGCCTTCCCGTCTGGATCCAGTTTGCCATTCTCGGAACGATGGTGAACGCCATATTCACCTTTGCCGATGTCGTGAGCGTCCTGCTGGCAGGGCTGATCATGGCGAGGCTGAAGCAATCCAGCAGGGCGCAAAAGCTGGTTCAGCGGGCTGGCGGCACGATCCTCATCGGGCTTGGCGCCCATCTCGCCCTGCAACGAAACTGATCCGTCGCACCGTTCCAGATGATGGCGGTCGCTGCTTAGAATCGTGAGCCTGGGAAGCGCCGGCTCCCTGATCGCCCCACTTCCCTCACGTCGTCACCCGGAATGGCGGTTGTTGCTCGTCGGCTTGAAGCCGCCATCGCACGGCCAACCCGAACGTGACGCCAACAGCCGTCCCTCGTTCCGAACGGAAAACCATCAGTTCGCGCATCGTTGTGGCTTCGCAACTAGAGCATGTCAGGTTCAGATTGAACCAGGCATGCTCTAAACCCTTTTGTTTTCGTTTGTCTTTTCGGGAAACCGGTTCCCACTTTTCCCTGACAAACTCTAATGCTTGACGGCGCAGATCGGTATCTGGACGCCTGGAACCAATGCTACCTTGCTAATGGAGGCCTTGTCGCACTCGGCGTAGTTTTTCTTGGATAGGTCAAGTGCATATGAGCAGGCGCCAAGCAAAGTCTGAACGTTAAACGGCGTCACGGACTGCATCATATTGCGAAGGTCTGTCGAACACCTGGCCGCAAGGTCCGGCGGACCATCGCTGCCGATTCCGATAACGACTTTTGCAATGAATATGTCAAAAATTGCCGAGAACTCCGTCAAAATTCTGTAGCGTTTGTCGTCATTGGTAACCGCCTCCGACGCCAGCGAACTCATGGCATTTTCTGCTGCAACTTTCCGCAGGGCGAAATTTGCCAATGCATCGTCGAACTGACGTTGCGTTGACTCGAGTTTTTTCCGCAACTCGCCGGCTGTCGTGCCGCCAGATTTCAACGCTTCCGTGAGTCGGTTGTATTCGGCACTGGCCTTGGCGCCATTGTCACCTATCTTCTTGGCGAACGCCTCCAGCGAGTTCCTCATCGCCTTGTCTCCCCAGAGTTCGCTCGCTCTGTCGGAGAAACTTCCCTCTAAACTTCTAAGCAATGCGCCAGTGCTGCCAATTGCATCGCCCACCCCGACAAAAGAGCCAGCAATCCCCGCAACTGCGGTCGCTATATTCACGGCCTTCATTATGCCGCCAAATTTACTGTCCTTTTCCGCCTCCGCGATTTGAGCGTTGAGTTGAGAAATCTTGTCTTCATAGTATTTCGTCTGTGTAAACTGGTTTATTTCATTAAGGTTTTCGTTCGCGATGACCAGTTGCTCACGAATTTTCTGAAGTTCGCTTTCTACGTCTGCAGAATTCAGTGTTGCATTGAAAACCGCGACAGCCTGAGAGAGAAAATCTGAACCGGAATCGAAATAACTTGTCGCATCAAAGCTTCCATCCCGTATTTTGCATGCGGACAGATCGTGGGCGCGGAAAATATTTTTGAACCGTTCGTTCGATGTCAGGAAACTACGGGTGAAGCGATAATCGGCATCGCACAAATAGGACCGGAAGCTTCTAAGGTCGACACTAGCCGGATCCGCCACTCCGCCACCAATGGAAGTCAGCGTGTCGACGCCAGTTGCCACCGACGATCGCAAGGCAACGTCGGCGGTTAGCGCAGCAACAAAAGTCAACATGTCGGGTTGAATATAGTTTGTGATGGGGCGATCAGGCTGCGAGGGATCGTAGAGGAAAATTCTCTTCGAATCCCTCAGGTCGTGAAGCGGCTTGTGAGCAATCTCACGCTCCGCAACGTACTTGACCATATCGGAATACTTCGACTCATACCCTTCTTCATTGGAAGAAAATAAAGAAAACGAATAGATGTTCTGGTATTCATCAGGCGCTATCTGATCAATAGCTTTATCCAGTATGTCATATACAGCTGCAGTATCTTCCTTTAGCGTGTCGGCGCATTCCTCCCCATAGGCGTATTCATGTGAATTCGGATCTGCGTCCAGCCACGGCTCGCATGTCGACCAAACCAAGCCGATGGTTTTTTCGACATAGGATTGCAGATCGCGTCGTATTACGGCCGTGAGATCGCCTTCAGAAAAGTAATAGCGTGTACGGCGGGACGCAGGCATGTCCTCTGAGCTCAAAGGCGCTGCAAATGCCAAGGTTCCGCCGTATGTCAGGAAGGGCCCGCGTGTAAATATCGACAAATCCGCAGGACGATCACCTATAAATAGGCACGTAATATCTTTTGGACTGTATTAGTTATGAAATCTGTCAACTGCTTTCGAAATAATCTGGTCGGATAATTCCAGATTTAATTTGCCTATGTTCGGCTGCGCCTTATAGGCCGACAGTGCCGAGAACCTCTCGGTCATCTCGGATAGCGTGGCATCCTTGCCTTGCGGCACCAGGTATCTGGCAATGCAGTTCGGGAATCTCTTGTCGACTATCGACGCGGCAAAAGCCGGGGTCGGCAACAGAATTCCCAGGAACCCTAGGGCCATCAGGTGCTGGCTACGCCGCATATCTGCGATCCTGTCGAGGATTTGATACTTCTAATTATATCCTGAGAAATTGCACGGCTACAACTCTCGATTAGCAGGCTCCCACCCGACCGCCGCCCCATTTCTGGCCGTCGCACGACGCCTGCCCCTGTTCGCCACCTGTCGAGGAGGCATTTTTGCCGGAGCGTACCGGAATCGCCGAATCAGACCTTCCCGCGCATTAGACGAAAGTCGTAGGGTGCTTTCGCCCGCTTGTCATTTTGCGGGCACTCCCCCGCGTCACCAAGCCAAGCGTGACGCTTGTTTTGCCCCGCCCTCGTGCGGGGCTTTTTCTTGACTCTGCCAAAAACAGGAACATAATAGGAACAAAGGCGATGACCTTCGTTCCACCACCTTCCCCCAGCTTGCTGTGGCCTTCACAGGAGAGTGCAGACGTGTGCCCGCTTCAAGAGTACGAAGCCGAGATCGATAGCGTGGACGAGGCCGTGCGCGCCGCCCTCGCCTGGCATGATGGCGATGCGCAGGCGGCGATTGCGACGCTGCTGGCCGATTGCGCCCATCTGCGGCGCCAGCTCGAACTGACGCGCGCGGCCATGGGGCGCGGTTTTACGCGGGGATGGGAGCCTGCACCCTTGCGGGAATGACCCGGCCACCAGAGGCCCGGCCTGTTTCGGGGGGCTGAAGAATGGCGGTGGGCGCGTCCCTTGACGGGAAGCGCGCCGGTCTATGGCCGAAGGCTCAGCGCACCTGGTCCAGCAGGCGCTTGCATTCCAGAAGGTCGTAGAGCGCTTCCTGCAGCAGCGCCCGGTCTTCCTTGCCGACGCTCGTCTTGCCGAGCGAGATCTCCGGCGCTTCGTCGCTGCCGCCCACGAAGGAGAAGAAACGGCGGCTGGCGGGCGCCTTGGGGCGTCCGACGATCTGGTCCTCGTCGCTGCCGGCCTTCGGCGGCGGCGGCTCCTCGTGGCTGGCCGCGGCCAGCGCCTCCACGGTCGCAAGGTCCCCGCTCGCAATGGCGGCGACGAACTTGTTGCCGTTGACCTTGAGCAGCTTCTGCACGCCCTTGATCGTGTAGCCATGGTCGTAGAGCAGGTGGCGGATGCCCTTGAGGAGATCGACATCCTCCGGGCGGTAGTAACGCCGGCCCCCGCCGCGCTTCATCGGCTTGATCTGCGTGAAGCGCGTTTCCCAGAAGCGCAGCACGTGCTGCGGCAGGTCGAGGTCGTCGGCGACCTCGCTGATGGTGCGGAAAGCGTCCGGACTCTTGTCCATTCTGTCCTCGATGAAAGCTCGCGCCGGCGGCAGAAAAGCGCGCCGCCGAATCGTATTCATTTCAGCGGCTTGCCGGGCGATATTCAAGTTTCAAATTGTGCATGTACGCGCATTCGGCGGAAAAAGCGCCAAATCCCGTCCAAAAGCGGTAGCGGAGGTCCCGGCTTTCGCGAAGGGGTTGCCCTGTCGGCAACAGGGCCGACCCGCCCGGCCCGTTGCGCCGGCTCGTTACGGGCGCGCGCAATGCCGGCCGGCAGAGCCGGGTCGGAAAGCGTCGTCCGGAAACTGCGTCAGGATGCGGGGGATGCCGGCTTCTGCTTGGCCTTGCGCGAAAGATGCGATTTCAGCACCCGCTGCTTCAGCACGTTGGAAGCCTTGAAGGTCATCACGCGGCGCGGCGAGATCGGCACTTCCTCGCCGGTCTTCGGGTTGCGGCCGATGCGCTCGTTCTTGTCGCGCACCTGGAAGGTGGCGAAGGAGGAAAGCTTGACGCTCTCGCCCCGCACGATGGCGTTGCAGATCTCGTCGATCACGGTTTCGACAAGCTCCGCCGATTCGGTTCGGGAGAGGCCGACCTTACGGAAAACCGATTCGGCCAAATCTGCGCGTGTCACCGTCTTGCCGCTCATCGTTCCTCACCGATTTCCCATTGAAAGCGTATGGTTAGGGAGAGAAGAGTATTGTCCTTGCCCCCCCGGGTCAAGCGGCCCCGGCAAGAGGACTCGTATTGGTCTGCAGAACGGCGCCCGCAGACCGATACGCCCGCCGCA
This region includes:
- a CDS encoding FkbM family methyltransferase, translating into MQDKIVVNGLSFQVLTGKNKAFWNGVKAGQWENETFDFFRDNIRPTTVVLDVGAWIGATALYAAQLGAKCVAFEPDPVAFEELKANTRENSGAAWADRLTIINAAITVDGAPLVLGSSSSGGDSMSSALLADADTSWTVASRRLEDVLREFSSPGDPLFIKIDIEGGEYSLLPAVASILARAGATFHISLHPRFLRKSLRRKFASLSWPLRFLKVRREFVRQHRAVLAVLPAGKTISIESAIPAWGLLPMAALTGKFPSEIRIVPR
- a CDS encoding MerR family transcriptional regulator is translated as MDKSPDAFRTISEVADDLDLPQHVLRFWETRFTQIKPMKRGGGRRYYRPEDVDLLKGIRHLLYDHGYTIKGVQKLLKVNGNKFVAAIASGDLATVEALAAASHEEPPPPKAGSDEDQIVGRPKAPASRRFFSFVGGSDEAPEISLGKTSVGKEDRALLQEALYDLLECKRLLDQVR
- a CDS encoding helix-turn-helix transcriptional regulator, with protein sequence MEKIRTWRRGRKISIEAAGGLVGVSGVQWSRYETGRRRIPAESLHTVSRVTGIPPEELRPDLASLVGLAGSAA
- a CDS encoding helix-turn-helix domain-containing protein produces the protein MVKTRPTDKQPDGVFIIERMEKARLNNKLIAEKMETSDVNVSRLLTGKRGLDLDWLRAFAAALNVHVSELFLPPERDLSRVADDDEILALLRRIGGLDERGVELAFTVISNHLSVSRSPRPSSSSADDRPDTSTPRRGSASSRPRS
- a CDS encoding LysE family translocator — its product is MPTLDILLAFVVTTAVFAFIPGPAMLYAAARTMAGGREAGLMAVLGIHIGAYVHIVAAAAGLSVLFHAVPVAYTLVKLAGAGYLIWLGISLFRARDVSADDVISGTRKSPRKAFLESITVEVLNPKTAIFFMAFLPQFVDSTASLPVWIQFAILGTMVNAIFTFADVVSVLLAGLIMARLKQSSRAQKLVQRAGGTILIGLGAHLALQRN
- a CDS encoding integration host factor subunit alpha; amino-acid sequence: MSGKTVTRADLAESVFRKVGLSRTESAELVETVIDEICNAIVRGESVKLSSFATFQVRDKNERIGRNPKTGEEVPISPRRVMTFKASNVLKQRVLKSHLSRKAKQKPASPAS